A portion of the Verrucomicrobiota bacterium genome contains these proteins:
- a CDS encoding SelT/SelW/SelH family protein — protein MTEKLLRLKQDIRSLKLVPTGGGVFEVIVNGKKIHSKSQTGQFPDPDAIVKAVRAMR, from the coding sequence CTGACGGAAAAGCTTCTGCGGCTCAAGCAGGACATTCGCTCGTTGAAACTGGTGCCGACCGGTGGCGGTGTGTTTGAGGTCATTGTCAATGGCAAGAAAATCCATTCCAAGTCGCAGACGGGGCAGTTCCCCGACCCCGACGCCATCGTCAAAGCCGTCCGCGCCATGCGGTGA
- the selD gene encoding selenide, water dikinase SelD, with the protein MSREQILKLTSLSSCAGUASKLSQKALAQVLRQLPQLRDPNLLVGAATADDAGVYRIDRDRALVQTVDFFTPIVDDPFVYGQIAAANALSDVYAMGGRPLTALNIMGIPTDFVPPKIINAILRGGAAKTKEAGCVLVGGHSIRNPEPVYGLSVTGMVSPRRMITNANAQPGDLLVLTKPLGTGIVTTGIKRNLTSPALANKAIRSMCRLNTIGTELAERGLVRAGTDVTGFGLLGHLGSLCRASGVGAEIDAAQLPVIGKEVFDLIAKDCIPGGSHENLKAANEFTEWDGVSDEQKFLATDAQTSGGLLLCVTPRHLEKVLKLLKSRRAPCAVVIGKIVPTARCRVHVKS; encoded by the coding sequence ATGTCGCGTGAACAGATTCTCAAACTGACCTCGCTTTCGTCCTGTGCCGGTTGAGCTTCCAAACTCAGCCAAAAGGCTCTGGCGCAAGTTTTGCGTCAGCTTCCGCAGTTGCGCGATCCGAACCTGCTCGTCGGCGCGGCCACCGCCGATGACGCGGGCGTCTATCGCATCGACCGCGATCGCGCGCTCGTGCAAACGGTGGACTTTTTCACGCCCATCGTGGACGACCCTTTTGTGTACGGACAGATTGCCGCGGCCAATGCGCTTTCCGATGTCTATGCGATGGGAGGCCGTCCGCTCACGGCATTGAACATTATGGGCATTCCAACTGATTTTGTTCCGCCAAAGATTATCAACGCCATTCTGCGCGGCGGGGCGGCGAAAACAAAAGAAGCCGGCTGCGTGCTCGTCGGCGGCCATAGCATTCGCAATCCCGAACCCGTTTACGGATTGTCGGTCACCGGCATGGTTTCGCCGCGACGCATGATCACCAATGCCAACGCGCAACCCGGCGACCTGCTCGTGCTCACCAAACCGCTCGGCACCGGCATCGTGACCACCGGTATCAAACGAAACCTGACCTCCCCTGCCCTTGCGAACAAAGCCATCCGCTCCATGTGCCGGCTCAATACCATCGGTACCGAGCTTGCCGAACGCGGCTTGGTTCGCGCCGGCACAGACGTGACCGGCTTCGGTTTGCTGGGTCATCTCGGTTCATTGTGCCGAGCCAGCGGTGTCGGCGCAGAAATCGACGCCGCCCAATTGCCGGTCATTGGCAAGGAAGTTTTTGATTTGATTGCGAAAGACTGCATTCCCGGCGGCAGCCACGAAAATTTGAAAGCAGCCAATGAATTCACCGAATGGGATGGCGTCAGCGACGAGCAAAAGTTTCTCGCTACCGACGCGCAGACCAGCGGAGGTTTGTTGCTCTGCGTGACACCTCGACATTTGGAGAAGGTGCTTAAACTCTTGAAGTCACGCCGCGCGCCGTGCGCCGTCGTCATCGGGAAAATCGTGCCCACTGCAAGATGCAGAGTTCACGTCAAATCATGA